One region of Eupeodes corollae chromosome 1, idEupCoro1.1, whole genome shotgun sequence genomic DNA includes:
- the LOC129943415 gene encoding LOW QUALITY PROTEIN: membrane alanyl aminopeptidase-like (The sequence of the model RefSeq protein was modified relative to this genomic sequence to represent the inferred CDS: deleted 2 bases in 2 codons; substituted 1 base at 1 genomic stop codon), which produces MKLFLMSLIALALFAAVISVPITKAEVEPLAEAKADVNYRIPSNVLPSHYDISLKPYLLTGDGNKQFTFEGEVYINISTTESNLDEIILHWKRLTYTVRELYATAVPEKKLKILKFDEDPATDKFSLTLDLVLRPKTNYTLHFVYTGLMEDNMHGFYKSSYVDSKNKTRWLGSTQFETNHARRAFPCFDEPNFKATFDVAITRFKSFKTVSNTRMIQSLRIDNNYFKDIYATTPPMSTYLLAFLVSDFNERTDVDGQFYVVARPEYFGQTEYGFDIGRELLTAFDTYTKLPFYEYGVEKMHLAAIPDFSAGAMGNXGLQMYRERALLYEEGSTTLSAKQSIAGVIAHEQAHMWFGDLVTCEWWSHTWLNEGFARYFQYFMTAEVDPTFEMDKQFVVDQIHVVFRMDSTNNTNPMSDETAASLEDLPQMFNSISYNKGGSVIRMIRHAIGEESFKKSLQTYLNEFKYTNTVPKNIFDHWTANWPTDTKKYANAQWSSNSFTEQVGYPVLHIELAADSKSMTVEQKRFLLTPGDGSDAKLLYTVPFTYTTNVQKDFNTTTPNLYLEDKTDKVNVTFKDAIKWVVGNIQETGYYRVNYSTNAWHQIHRALSSQNWDGIHELNRAQYVDDLLALSRSGQLQYELSMMCLSYLETETNYLPWTAAFNGFDFLAVRLGLDKDNFAYYIIKISKKAYNSLGFVESKTDKTLDIYARSKVISWNCKYGHSDCIAEALKLFRNMHNKPVPVNIRGAVYCTAMRDGTEKDFEDLFNKLKAEQVPTEQVLIINNLGCVKDKKLVERYFNIILSDDIRRQDKSSALSTLYTENAENVSPVFDLVTENFEALQKAMGSYSSVATEISNIASRFTTKEQQAKLDAFISKSGTQFGSSQKTCDKAATTVKENLEWSEKRLPPLVEYLRTISLNL; this is translated from the exons ATGAAGCTTTTCCTTATGAGCTTAATAGCCCTGGCACTATTCGCCGCAGTGATCAGCGTTCCTATTACTAAAGCCGAAGTTGAACCACTTGCTGAAGCTAAAGCTGATGTTAACTACCGAATTCCTTCCAACGTCCTCCCATCCCACTACGACATTTCATTAAAGCCATACCTATTAACTGGCGATGGTAACAAACAGTTCACCTTCGAAGGTGAGGTTTACATCAACATCAGTACGACCGAGTCAAACTTGGATGAGATTATTTTGCATTGGAAGCGATTAACTTATACAGTCCGTGAATTGTATGCGACTGCTGTTccggaaaaaaaattgaaaattttaaaattcgacgAAGATCCTGCCACAGATAAATTCAGTTTAACATTGGATCTTGTATTGAGACCGAAAACAAACTATACCTTACATTTTGTGTACACAGGTCTTATGGAAGATAATATGCATGGATTCTATAAGAGTTCCTATGTCGATAGTAAGAATAAGACAAG GTGGTTGGGATCAACACAATTTGAAACAAATCACGCACGTCGTGCTTTCCCCTGCTTCGATGAACCAAATTTCAAAGCCACGTTTGATGTAGCAATTACTCGTTTTAAGAGCTTCAAGACAGTCAGTAACACCCGCATGATTCAAAGCCTACGTATAGA CAATAACTACTTCAAAGATATCTACGCCACCACACCACCAATGTCCACCTACCTCTTGGCCTTCCTCGTGTCCGATTTCAATGAACGTACCGATGTCGATGGTCAATTTTACGTTGTTGCACGTCCCGAATATTTTGGCCAAACCGAATATGGCTTCGATATTGGTCGTGAGCTTCTTACGGCTTTTGACACTTACACGAAACTGCCATTCTACGAATATGGTGTGGAAAAAATGCATTTAGCCGCTATTCCTGATTTCTCAGCCGGAGCAATGGGGAACTAGGGTCTTCAAATGTACAG GGAACGTGCTTTACTTTATGAAGAAGGATCAACAACTCTTTCGGCTAAACAATCAATTGCTGGAGTTATTGCTCACGAACAAGCTCACATGTGGTTTGGAGATTTGGTGACTTGCGAGTGGTGGAGTCATACTTGGCTCAACGAAGGTTTTGCTCGTTACTTCCAATATTTCATGACAGCTGAG GTTGATCCAACATTTGAAATGGACAAGCAATTTGTTGTCGATCAGATTCATGTTGTTTTTAGAATGGACTCAACCAACAACACAAATCCTATGAGTGATGAGACCGCAGCTTCTCTAGAGGATCTTCCTCAAATGTTCAACAGTATTTCGTACAACAAAGGTGGTTCGGTAATCCGAATGATTAGGCACGCTATTGGAGAGGAAAGTTTCAAGAAATCTCTTCAAACCTACCTCAATGAATT TAAATACACCAACACTGTTCCCAAAAATATCTTCGATCATTGGACAGCTAATTGGCCGACAGATACAAAGAAATATGCCAATGCCCAATGGAGTTCTAAC AGTTTTACCGAACAAGTTGGCTATCCAGTTCTTCACATCGAACTTGCTGCTGATTCCAAGAGCATGACTGTCGAACAAAAGCGATTCCTATTGACTCCAGGAGACGGCAGTGATGCAAAACTTTTGTACACCGTTCCATTTACTTACACAACAAATGTACAAAAAGATTTCAATACAACAACACCAAATCTATACCTGGAAGACAAGACTGACAAAGTAAATGTGACCTTCAAGGACGCTATTAAGTGGGTTGTTGGTAACATCCAAGAAACCGGCTACTACCGAGTCAACTACAGCACTAACGCCTGGCATCAAATCCATCGTGCCTTGAGCTCTCAGAATTGGGATGGCATCCACGAACTTAACCGAGCTCAATACGTTGACGATCTATTGGCCCTTTCACGTTCAGGACAACTGCAATACGAGTTGTCAATGATGTGCCTCAGCTACTTGGAAACTGAAACCAATTATTTGCCATGGACAGCTGCTTTCAACGGCTTCGACTTCTTGGCCGTTCGTCTTGGCTTAGACAAAGACAATTTCGCCTACTACATAATTAAAATTTCGAAGAAAGCATACAATTCACTTGGATTTGTGGAAAGTAAGACCGACAAGACTCTGGATATTTATGCCCGCAGCAAGGTTATCTCTTGGAATTGCAAATACGGCCACAGTGACTGTATTGCAGAAGCTCTGAAATTATTCCGAAACATGCATAACAAACCAGTTCCGGTCAATATTCGCGGCGCTGTTTATTGTACAGCAATGAGGGATGGTACAGAAAAGGACTTTGAAGACCTCTTCAACAAGTTGAAGGCTGAACAAGTTCCAACTGAACAAGTATTGATAATCAATAATTTGGGTTGTGTAAAGGACAAGAAACTTGTGGAAcgttatttcaatattattttaagtgatGATATCCGTCGCCAGGACAAGTCTTCAGCTCTATCGACCCTCTACACTGAAAATGCTGAGAATGTTTCGCCGGTCTTCGATCTTGTGACAGAAAACTTTGAAGCCTTACAAAAAgc CATGGGTTCCTATTCGTCTGTGGCAACTGAAATTTCAAACATAGCTTCACGCTTCACCACTAAAGAACAACAAGCCAAACTCGATGCTTTCATCAGCAAAAGTGGCACTCAATTCGGAAGCTCTCAGAAGACTTGTGAC AAGGCCGCTACTACAGTTAAGGAAAATTTGGAATGGTCTGAGAAGAGATTGCCTCCTCTCGTTGAATATTTACGTACAATAAGTCTGAATTTGTAG
- the LOC129942300 gene encoding zinc finger BED domain-containing protein 5-like codes for MHLSGSTSSSINNSTIDIENSSEPEAEDYELVQRLNVCDMFAMQLDESTDIAGLSILLVFVRCSDGAAAMVVTVKGVVSKIKNIAARSTSSHCILHRYALVMRRMPTDLKKVLDEDVKIVNFVDNRPLQSRLFKLVCKDMGSQYELLFLHTEIRWLSRGKALSRLFQLRNELNVFQLETNMSSTANLFDVLHDEQWITKLAYLADIFEKINETATTLQGKSITVFFPRDKLAALKRKINFWLSCVQENNVECFPVLHEYLQENLLELKADIRNVIALHLVSLERSS; via the exons ATGCATCTGAGTGGTAGCACCAGCAGCAGTATCAACAACAGCACCATCGACATCGAGAACAGCAGCGAACCCGAAGCCGAAGACT ATGAACTCGTTCAAAGATTGAATGTTTGTGATATGTTTGCCATGCAACTCGATGAAAGTACGGATATTGCTGGCCTTTCAATACTTCTTGTTTTCGTGAG ATGCAGTGACGGAGCCGCAGCAATGGTGGTAACGGTTAAAGGAGttgtatcaaaaattaaaaacattgctgCTAGAAGTACCAGCAGTCATTGTATTTTGCATCGCTATGCACTTGTTATGAGAAGAATGCcaactgatttaaaaaaagttctcgaTGAAGATGTGAAAATAGTAAATTTTGTAGATAATCGTCCTCTCCAATCGAGATTGTTTAAATTAGTGTGTAAAGATATGGGCAGTCAGTACGAATTGCTTTTTCTTCATACTGAAATCCGATGGCTTTCCAGAGGGAAAGCTTTATCCAGGTTATTCCAACTTCGTAATGAGTTGAATGTGTTCCAACTGGAAACAAATATGTCATCAACTGCAAATCTCTTCGATGTGTTGCATGATGAGCAATGGATTACGAAATTGGCTTATCttgcagacatttttgaaaagatcaacGAAACTGCTACAACTTTGCAAGGAAAATctataacagtattttttccGAGAGACAAACTGGCggctttgaaaagaaaaattaatttctggCTATCGTGTGTACAAGAGAATAATGTTGAATGTTTTCCAGTTTTACATGAATATTTGCAAGAAAACCTGTTAGAACTCAAAGCAGATATTAGAAATGTGATTGCTCTCCATTTGGTTAGTCTCGAAAGATCCAGCTAG